The Musa acuminata AAA Group cultivar baxijiao chromosome BXJ1-8, Cavendish_Baxijiao_AAA, whole genome shotgun sequence genomic sequence GGCCAATCATCTCGTCTCATCTCTCTCCAACCGTTGACTTTAGCGCCAATGATTGACATTTAAATAGCACACGTAAAAAAGAGATCCATACTTTAAAGCAATAATGGAAGGAGCAGTGGCACATCGTGTAATGGAATAAGTATCGGAGAGCTATACGCTTCAGAGGTCAACTCAACACGGAGAATCTTCGCTTATGATCAACCAAGGAAAAATGGCGATCCCATGACAGCCACTGATGGCTGGTACGCTTCCCACGTTGAACGGTtccaagtctctctctctctctctctcgcttttcACCATCATCACGTATGGTATTCGTCTCTCAGAGCTCACCGCTATATAAAGAAGGAATCAGAAACCAGGTTGcgtcagggaaagaggaagagtaagagagagagagagggtgatggGGAGGAAGGATGAGGTTCCAAGAGGCTACGTGCCGATGGTGGTGGGCAGAGGGAAGGAGAAGGAGGAGAGGTTTCTGGTGCACACCAAGCTCTTCAAGCACCCACGTTTCGCAGCATTGCTGGAGATGGCGGAGCAAGAGTTCGGCTACCGGCAACCTGGCGTGCTTCGCATCCCTTGCGACGCGGAGCAGTTCAGATCAGTGGTTAATGCGGCTGCCGCCAAGGCCAAGTCGTAgcatctctccttctctctccccTATGCGTGTTTCTGTATCCCCTTCCTCTTTCTTTGTCTTTTGGTTAGGTTAGGGACTTCAATTGTATACAATTAGAAGCTAGTGCTCTTTGATGAGAAACACATCTGAAACTTCAGAGAGATTTGTGCACGTAGAGAAGCAGATCTTGATGCACAGCTGCAGCTACAGCGCTCGTCTCTTTGATTTTGCTCATTCTCCTGTCTTGATTGCTGATATATGATGAGAATGGCAAATAGAGGTGGATGTAAAATGCATTGATCACTTTTGCTTGCATTTCACTATAAATTTTATAGTTGTAGCAAATTGGACTCTCacatatatttataaaaacaaTAGTAATATTATTATGTAAAATAAATTTACCgtcgaaatcaaataacaatcGGGGATTAGATGTGTGTACCATTTGATATTATTTAGAAAATTTTTATCTAATCCGAGAACATACTTCATAGTTTAATCAACTAGTAATAGCATAAATCTACTCTATTATATAATTATTCGAATTAAATTctcttttgggattatctaaaatttttaattatgtatataattataaatattatgtttttattatgtaATATTAATTCTTTGATTTAATTTTATATGTTATTAGTTAGGTCATTTTGATGacttaagaccaatataataatataaaatatcctataaatgattatatattaattataatttatatctcatAAGTCTATCATCCTATGCCACTTTAGCAACTATATGTCAAATAAAACTTAggcatataaattaaaaataatatttataaaatattctttaatctaatttataaaaaaaagtttGGTGATAATAAAACATTAAtcgtaataattattaaacatcaatcaaaataaaagaaaactcatatgatgactataatcatgataaatcataaatcatatttttatatataaaaaataaatattattttaaaattttaaatatgtacatgtgaataactatatagatatctaagaataataattagaattTAATTATCATAAGTAAAAATTTATGAATATATCATATGGCAAACGTATAAAAGAAATccataatttattattttcttaaattttgTATAAGATCATAAATTAACCTAATCAAATCTATTTAATAGATATACCAAAATTGAGCCAAAGTGTATAGGCCCACTTAGAATTGAATAACCCAAAGTTAGCTCAATAATCTATCCACTAATCAAAAATTGAGTTTGACTgatcaaatataaaattttatcaagGTCAAATTCAAGAAAATCAAAATAATTCGAGCTAGTCaaaattttgatttcaatcaaaattaaacCTCGATTAAAACCTAAATCGAGAGAATCAAAATTAAGATTTTTACTCATTAGAATCGGTGATTTAATATCAACATAAGGCATTGATGGGTCAAAATTAAATCGGGATAGCTGATTGATTCCTTTGCCTAAAAACTCCATTTCTTGCTCCCTCACGATGACTTCTCTTTCATAGGGGCTATCGTCCACTATCGCGTCTTATTAATGATATAGTATTATCGGCGTATTATCATTTGTCGATCATAGTAGCACCTTAAACCACCATGAGAAGGCATACAATTTTTGCTATGCCATTAGTGTTTGCCACTCGCCTATGCTAACTAATGCCACACATGACCTCCTTCCTTATGGCTATCCTCCTCGAGTGCTAACAACACAACACCATAACACTATCATTGAAATCCCTCTATTATAGCCACATGACTTTTGCTAATGCGATCAACCTCGATCGCGAGCAAGCGCGAGGCAAAGTTTTACGACCACCATAGTGCACAGCTTGTCCACTACCTCTATTATGTGCTATCAACATAGCATAACCATGAGCCATGCAGTATAGCTTGCTAACGTCATATGCTATTATATCATCATGGTAGCCTATTGCACATAGCAACTTTGTGGTTGTCCTGCAATATAGATGCATACTAACATTGCCCTGACCATCTGCAATATAGATGCATACTAATATTGCCCTGACCACCTGCAATATAGATGCATACTGACACCTAACGGGGCTCTGCTTTCTTGTGTTACCATACATAGTGATACTACTATGCATACAACGTTGATGACTAAGACAATCCACCTCAACACTAATGCTACTGCACATAGACACTCATTGTTGCATGCATTAACACTACCATTTGCATAGTCATTACTCGCGATAGGGCTGACGACCAATGGAGGTTGTTGCCCTTAGTAGTGATGTTATATATAGCAGCTCGTCAAATAAATATGAGCATCATTATTTTACTGTAGTTCCACCTGCATTGCATTGCCCGTAAACAAACGAGGAGCACAAAGGAGTAGATTAATAGATCAAACATAATACATCATAGAttcattcaaaaataatattaatttgagATTTAAATAatgattcaaaagaaaaaaaataaatttaatcacataaatagatctaattttttatatgaaaatatgagttatttttaTTTCGAAATCTATTATAATACAAATCGTAAGCATAAAGACAATAATAATGTTATTGTgtgaaataaatttaatatcatgaactaaaatcaaataacaataaatcGATAATTAGATGTATGTACCTTTCGATATTATTCTAAAAAACTTTATCTGATTTGAGAACGTGCTCCGTAATCTAATCATTAggtaacaataacattgacatgtAAGATAAATTAGACTCTTATTGTCTTCTCTTTATATCTTTCACAGGAtcactataaatgataaaatagggaCTAATATAAATTGAAAATAAACCTTATAGGATGCATAGTCTAAGAAGATATTGTTTATTAATAggtgagaaaaaaatataataaataattaggagagtcaGGAGATCAcatctaaaaaaatttattataaatgaaTTTTCTTTCCTCAGTCTTCTCTATCATAAATTTTGAGACACAACGAACTCCATTTACTTGATCTAGCCTTTGACGGAATCAACGACCGTGGTCCCCGTTGAAAATGTCATATCGGATCCATGTCACGAGCCGGAGGAGGCAGGACTTAGTAcacgacacacacacacacacgagggAATCTTAGGTGGGATGCCTCCCATCACCTAAACCCAGTCCTAGTCAACCTACCAGGCTTGCGGTCAACATCGAGAACAGCTCACGAAGGACCCCAACCAACCATCGCTTTCCATCCAACTGTAGCACACGATCGGTGACAGCTCAGCCACGCCAGCTCGACGTGTCAGTTAGCTTTACGTCGCAACCACGCTTCGTTCCGCGTCTCAGTCGCATCTGTGCCGTCCGATGAGCATCTTATGATGACTCTATGACGTGTAACGTGATCTAAGTAACGGCGGAGGCGAGCCACCGTCGTAGGGTTACTTACAGCCGGTAAGCGTACCGGTCAAGAggagatcaaccacccttacatAAAGGGACGGCCTTTTCATTCGTCCCCGGCAATCGGAGACCCTAACCCTAGAAGAGATTTGGTGggcggaagaggagaagaagatgagGGAGATCCTTCACATCCAGGGCGGGCAGTGCGGGAACCAGATCGGGGCCAAATTCTGGGAGGTTATATGCGACGAGCACGGCATCGATGGCACCGGGAAGTACTCCGGCGACTCGGACCTTCAACTCGAGCGGATCAATGTATACTTCAACGAAGCCAGTGGTGGCCGGTACGTCCCCCGCGCCGTGCTTATGGATCTTGAGCCCGGTACCATGGACTCTGTCAGATCCGGTCCGTTCGGCCAGGTCTTCCGGCCTGACAACTTCGTCTTCGGCCAGTCCGGTGCCGGGAACAACTGGGCCAAAGGGCACTACACTGAGGGTGCCGAGCTCATCGACTCGGTCCTCGATGTGGTGAGGAAAGAAGCAGAGAACTGCGACTGCTTGCAGGGTATGATCTTGTCTTTTCGAAATCGGTCTAATTCTTCATAGAAAGGTTATTTGAATGGGAATTTCTGACAAATTATGCAGAGCATCGGTTGATATGTTGAGCTGTCCTTCATTATTTAGATCGTTCAGACATAGATCGATTTCTTGAGACTCTACTCTTTAATTGACTTGCATTTTGTTACATAGTGACACGGTGAATTTGGAATTACCTGTTTGAGTGAATTGGGGATCATGGCCTGCATTCTTCAGTTTTGTAAATCAAGAGGGTTTTGAGCTTTGATATGACAAATATAAATATGCTATGTGGCCATTTTTTTACTTCTTTGTATTTCCTGTACTTCTGGAATTTGTGAGACTTTTTCAGTAAATAATTCTTAGGATTTTGTATTatactcctattcttttacatgATAACGTGAAAAGAAACCGCACATATATGTGACTCATTCCTTGACCAATTGGTGATTATGTCTGCTACTCTCTGTTATGTCTTTACATATTGTCTCGACAGTCATGTCTTTAAATATTGTGAATTATAAATGTTAAGCATTTATATATGGGGCATTTATGTTTTTGCATCGTGAACATGAGTTATAAGGTGAGACTTTTGAAACACTGTGGTAATTTTCTAACAATGTTAAAGATCATCACATGTTACAtgttggaaaagaaaaaaaagaaaaaaatgacaaTATTGAAAGGTCCATCTTAACTCTCCATGTGATTTGATGGGTTTAACCTCCACCAGCATCTTGATTTCTACCAAACGACAATGCTGATAACTGGCAAATATTTAGAGGTTTCTCTTCTTTTTGTTTGTGATTCAACATGTGAACTGAGTCCTAATTCTGGTACTTGATTGTGCAAGTTATTGTATTATCATGTGGTTCACTAGAACTTAGCATGGCTTTATGTGCCTTGTTGCTTTAAGAAGTTAATGACAATTTTTAGATTGATAAACAGGGTCTTATGTTGATCTAGTTCAGAACATCTTGACTGATTTGGTGTGCAATTATCTGCATTTTTGAATGTTTAGAACTTAGAATGGCTTTAAGAATCGACAGGTACACATAGTAAATCAAGCCTCTGTATCGAATGTGTTTACCTAAATGGTGTATTCTTGTACAGAGTTTGCTGACCTTGTTCTTTATTCATAACTGTAGTCATGTGATTTTGGCCAATATGAGTTAATGATCAGCCCAGAGAATCATTAGACTAATTTCTTTGTTTCTTGGTCGGTTGGTTGAGCAAGTTGTTTTGGCTGTCTCCATATTGTGTGGAAACTGAATTTTCTGCTAAAAATAGTTGGTCATTTAAATGCCTGGAGTTTGCTGGGTACACGTggatctacttttttttttcgaTGGGAAAGGAACTTTTCTAGGAAAACTGGTTATTTGTTTCAGTGATTTGGTCAATGTCAGTAGAATACAAGATCAATCAAAATTTCATGTTGCTGTTTAGTGTTAGCAAATTTACATCCTCATTGATTGTCACACTTCTGTTTGCAGAAACATTAGGGAAATAAAGAAAGTGAACAGTCCAAAGATTGAGTACATTCCAGAACCAAATGCAGATAGTTGATAATTTTGCTTGGATGTTTGTTGATAAAATTTGAGCATTGGTCTCTTTAGTAAtaagtgataaaaatattttcaaagcTTGCTGGTGTTTATGTTATCATGGTTTCCTTAGATTTATTTGATCTCAGCTATAGAAATAAAATATAGTGTTGTAGCTTTCCAAGTTTTTGAGAAGTTCTGATCTCAACTATAGAAATAGAATATATATGTCGAATATTCAATGTTTTTCATACTTTTGTTCATGTGGTATTCTATGTTGCTAATGTTGCAAGCAGATCTGCAAatcattttttaatcttttacgtCTTTTGTGGTTCTCCAGGCTTTCAAGTGTGCCACTCTTTGGGAGGTGGAACTGGGTCTGGCATGGGCACCCTTCTTATCTCCAAGATCAGGGAGGAATACCCCGATAGAATGATGCTGACTTTCTCTGTTTTTCCATCACCAAAGGTGTCTGATACAGTTGTGGAGCCATACAATGCTACCCTCTCAGTTCATCAACTTGTTGAGAATGCTGATGAGTGTATGGTCCTTGACAACGAAGCACTATATGATATTTGCTTTCGCACTTTGAAGCTTTCAAACCCATCCTGTGAGTATTTTTGCAtcatcatttattattttttctgcTTGTTGGTGGTTTTATTGTTGATGACTACAGAGAAGATGTTGACACCTTAATGCTCTTCTTATTTTTAACTGAGATTAAGCATGTAATGCTTTGAGCCTCCGAAGATAAATGAAGATTTTATTTGCCAAGAACAATATATAATCCCAATCTTTTCCATGCATGTTTCAGTCTGATTGATTTCTTCACTCGATTTTCCTATTTTCTGTTTCATTTCTGATGCAATCTGTCTTGTACTTAGATATGCCATTTTCTGTCCGTTCATAAAAAAGTTTGTATGTAAGGTGGTCATGTAAGCCTGTATTTCCTCTCCATTTTGCTTCTTGAATCTAACGTTAGATGAATCAATATTTCTAAGTTTGAAAACTTTTCCAATTTACACAAGTTTCCATTCTGATTGTTGCTTTAACATTGCTCATTGTGTGATTGTTTGATGTTCCATAATATTTCAGTTGGAGATCTCAATCACCTAATCTCTGCTACAATGAGTGGCGTCACGTGCTGCCTTAGGTTCCCCGGGCAGCTTAACTCTGACCTTCGGAAGCTTGCTGTAAACCTCATCCCTTTCCCTCGCCTCCACTTCTTTATGGTAGGCTTTGCACCCCTGACCTCGAGGGGTTCACAGCAGTACCGTGCCCTCACTGTACCTGAATTGACCCAACAAATGTGGGATGCCAAGAACATGATGTGTGCTGCCGATCCTCGCCATGGCCGTTACTTAACTGCCTCGGCCATGTTCCGTGGGAAGATGAGCACAAAGGAAGTGGATGAGCAGATGCTTAACGTTCAGAACAAGAACTCTTCCTACTTTGTGGAGTGGATACCAAACAATGTCAAGTCGAGCGTGTGTGACATCCCACCCAGGGGGCTCAAGATGGCTTCCACCTTTGTAGGGAACTCAACTTCCATCCAAGAGATGTTCAGGAGGGTCAGCGAGCAGTTCACAGCCATGTTCAGGAGGAAGGCTTTCTTACACTGGTACACCGGAGAGGGTATGGACGAGATGGAATTCACCGAGGCTGAGAGCAACATGAATGATCTCGTGGCCGAGTACCAGCAGTATCAAGATGCAACAGCAGATGAAGAGGAGtacgaggaagaggaagacgaagagTTGGCCGACTGAGACATTTCTACCACAAGAAATGTTTGCTTTGCCTTTACCGATTTCGCATGAGAGGGATTGGCTTCTATAACTAGACATGTCTTCTGTTTGTATGGTTTATAATCTTATCTTGTATGTGATATGTTGTGACATGCAGAGCTTGAACTTGAGAATGGTTTACCCCAAGTAATATTTTTCTCTTGATGATCTCTTGAGAAGAACTGGAACTCAATAATGTTTCCCAGGACTCTCTGCATCACATGACTCCATCTACCCAGGGTTGGGGCATTATATATGCTTGAGTGGTTGTCTCTCTGTGCAAATCTTACAGGATCGCGAGAGATTTAATTCTAGCGGGACTTGCGTGTCACACTATCCCttctattttctttttcaattaaattaaaattcaaaCTCTCACCCACGGGATTCGATTCAGAACCCATTTGTTGATTTTTCTTTATTGCATGCACTTGGTTTTGTTTGTTATCAATGGGTGTGCATTCGAACATCCCCACtaatttgactcaattggatGGTTTGGACATCCAGATATATGTTTAATTACTTGCCATATCCTGTCAAGAATCATTATCGATGCCTGGTTTTACTTAATTAGACGGCTTGTAAATCCAAACGTGTTTTACCACTTACCATAACCTGTAGGACAATACTATATTAGCTTGCTGAATAGTTAAGTTTTTATTCGATTTATCTTTAGAAATTTCATTATGTAAATTCTTTTTGGGGTTAATTTTCCATAAACACATAACACATAATATACATTTTTCAGTGTGTTCCTATCGGACTGCCATTACGTAGGTTGGAAGTCTGGTAAGGTTATCTCGGATCGGGCATGGGTGGAATTCCAAGTCACCCAAGCACACCCTAAAGGATCGGATGCAAATCGGATCGCGATCCATCAATGCCCCATCGGATGTATCGTTTCCACCAATGTATGTGGCACTCACGTGACTAGCACGTGCACAGGAGACCCTATTTTTAAGTGTGGCTTCGCCGGTAGGATTCACTCCGAAGACTCACTCTGAAGCCCGACCGACCGTCTTCGGCGTCGAAACCCGCACCGCCACTAAAACCCTAAGACTAAACCGTTTTCTTCTTCACCCCCAAATCCCGTCCTAAACCCTGCCCTTGACCTCGATCCGGTCCCCATCCCTGCTCCTCCCCCTTCTCCCATGGCGGCGGAGGTAGTCTCGGATACCGTAATGAAGTTGTAATCTCCGACCCCTTAAAACCCTAGCCGTGAGCTCGAACCCGTCTTCGTCACCCGTTCTCTCCTTCTACGATGGCGGCGGACGTAGCCTCGGATTCCGATCCCATGAATCCGTGCTGTGCCAAGGTGAAGTCTCGGTTCCACCGTATTTTCTTTCTTGGTCGTGTTTTGCTGTCGAGGTTTCTGATGTTATTCCTGTTTGCAGCTTAGACAAAAGTTCTTGAAGTTGGAGGGAAGCAGGAATGCTCTCCGGCAAGCCGTGCAGATCCTCGAGCAGCAGCTTAATAAGCTTGAAAGCGAGAATGCGAATCTCAAAAAGGGTATTTGACCTCATTCTTTCTCACGTTGTTGATTTGCTAATGCTCTGTCTCGACTGCGCTTGGACGAGGCATGTATGCTCATATTGCGCTGTTATCAGGCCATAGCGTCCATATAGTCTGTGCCCATATGCGCACGTCCTATTTGTGCATGCAAGATTGCATCTTTTACTGATGTTTCGTTGGATGGTACTTTGCTTTATAAATTCAGTACCGTGCCTGTCAAGTGGAGTGCATATCTATGCCTAAAATTAAATATCTTTATTTGGGCTCTCTTTATGCTAAAACCGAGTTTTACGTTTTTCCTCTCACTTGTTGAACCAAGAGGATTTGTTAcatttagtgtttttttttttctatccagTAAATCGGGAACAAGAGAATGCAGAGTTTCATAAAAGGTCAAAGGAAGAAGAATCAAGTATCATACATACATTGGAGAAACAGATTAATGAATTGaagtctgagataagtgcttatcAACAAATGGAAACCAAAGATCACAGTAACTCACTGGACGCTCATATTGCTGAAAGGGATGCAGAGATAAAGATGCTGAAAGAGAGTCTTGTTAAAGAGAAAATGAGAGGTGATGCCGAGAAAAAGAAGGCTGAAATAGCGACGAAGAAAGCTGCAGATGCAAAGAAGTTGCTGGATATGGAGAAGAGTAAATGTGATGATGCAAGGAAGCTTGCTAATGCTGATAAAAAGAAAGCTGAGGAAGTTAGACTTTCTTTGGAAAAATTTAAAACTGAAGTCAATGAAGCCAGGGCCAAATTAGTGGCAGAAAGAACCAAAGcgcatgaatttgataaattaattgaAGAAGAAAAGCAGAAGACTATTATGGAAAAGAAGCGTGCAGAGTTAGAGAGGACAAAAGCTGAAGAGCTAAGTAAGATTTTGGAAGTGCAACGTAGAGAGGCAAGGGACGATAAGGTCCGTGTAGAACATATGAAGCAAATGCTGGAGGATGAGAAGCAACACAAAGAGAACTTACAAAGGAAGTTAGTAGAGATTCTTTCGGAACGAGAAGCTGCAAGCGGCTGTCTATGTTCTCGGGATAAGAAATTAAAGGGTGACACAAGTGCCAAACCTGCTGTTGTGAAAACCCTGAAAGAACAACTAAAGTTTGCAAAGAAGCAACTAAAGTATGCTAAAAGAATGACTAAGCTTGAGAAGGCGGAGAAAAAGCTTATCAGCCAGCAATTTCATCTATTGAAGCAGGAGTTTATCCAACTCTCATGCCACCTGAAGATGCTCGGTGATCAAATATCTCACGTAACTGAAGGTACACATAGCCTTGGAAAGGTTTGTAATCAGTTTCTTCTTTGTGCTTCGTATGCTTATATTGTGGTTGCTTTTGTTACTTCAACAAGGTTTtgcttgcattttcttgatgttgtgGCCATCATTCTGTTATTTTGCTGATGCTAGAAACTTAGAGACACCATGTTGATTATGTCTGTTTCCATGATTGTG encodes the following:
- the LOC103993634 gene encoding tubulin beta chain; the encoded protein is MREILHIQGGQCGNQIGAKFWEVICDEHGIDGTGKYSGDSDLQLERINVYFNEASGGRYVPRAVLMDLEPGTMDSVRSGPFGQVFRPDNFVFGQSGAGNNWAKGHYTEGAELIDSVLDVVRKEAENCDCLQGFQVCHSLGGGTGSGMGTLLISKIREEYPDRMMLTFSVFPSPKVSDTVVEPYNATLSVHQLVENADECMVLDNEALYDICFRTLKLSNPSFGDLNHLISATMSGVTCCLRFPGQLNSDLRKLAVNLIPFPRLHFFMVGFAPLTSRGSQQYRALTVPELTQQMWDAKNMMCAADPRHGRYLTASAMFRGKMSTKEVDEQMLNVQNKNSSYFVEWIPNNVKSSVCDIPPRGLKMASTFVGNSTSIQEMFRRVSEQFTAMFRRKAFLHWYTGEGMDEMEFTEAESNMNDLVAEYQQYQDATADEEEYEEEEDEELAD